One genomic window of Chitinophagaceae bacterium includes the following:
- a CDS encoding LysM peptidoglycan-binding domain-containing protein — protein MKPLFFFLILFSIAQNSFSLDSLKTEVRNGTTYVTHKVELGETLFGISRRYGSTVADILELNKGNANTLSVGLEIQILYNSKKISSVKPEKITNTSDSNATIVIHAVEKGQTLYSISRMYNVKIEEIVLWNNLPPNKNQLTNGQQLTLKIKKDRTPLYHIVQGKETMFSISQKYNISIAHIKKWNNIQDNALSVGQKIIITAPKDHIIEPTQIKNNETPTNAKKDSTKEEKDKKNTGNPESQIENTIPEINTSVIDESNGFTKIIEDGFASIIENSPDTRKFLALHPTAPIGSILEIKNLENNQIIYARVIGQLPKIGSNNKILVRLSQRAYQRLGSSENKVPVLVTYVP, from the coding sequence TAAGAAATGGAACCACTTACGTCACTCATAAAGTAGAACTGGGAGAAACTCTATTTGGCATCTCTCGAAGATACGGGTCTACAGTGGCAGATATTTTAGAACTAAATAAAGGAAACGCAAATACTTTATCCGTAGGATTAGAAATTCAAATCTTATACAACTCTAAAAAAATATCTTCTGTTAAGCCCGAAAAAATTACAAATACCAGTGACAGTAATGCCACAATAGTAATCCATGCAGTAGAAAAAGGACAAACCCTCTATTCTATATCCCGAATGTATAATGTAAAAATAGAGGAAATTGTACTATGGAATAATCTCCCACCGAATAAAAATCAGCTTACCAATGGGCAACAACTCACTCTTAAAATAAAAAAGGATAGAACTCCTCTCTATCATATCGTGCAAGGAAAAGAAACCATGTTTAGTATTTCTCAAAAATACAATATATCCATTGCCCATATAAAAAAATGGAATAATATCCAAGATAATGCTCTTTCTGTTGGACAAAAAATAATCATTACTGCTCCAAAAGACCATATTATAGAACCAACCCAAATAAAAAACAATGAAACGCCAACAAATGCAAAAAAAGATAGCACCAAAGAAGAAAAAGACAAAAAAAATACAGGGAACCCCGAATCCCAAATAGAAAATACTATCCCCGAGATCAACACCTCGGTTATTGATGAATCTAATGGATTTACAAAAATTATAGAAGATGGATTTGCTTCTATAATTGAAAATTCTCCCGATACGAGAAAATTTTTAGCCCTCCATCCTACAGCACCCATAGGAAGCATATTAGAAATAAAAAACCTCGAAAATAATCAGATTATATATGCCCGAGTAATAGGACAACTTCCTAAAATAGGAAGTAATAATAAAATATTGGTACGACTCTCTCAAAGAGCATACCAACGCCTTGGTTCTTCCGAAAATAAAGTGCCTGTATTAGTCACTTACGTTCCATAA